TGTTAGTacacattttttaaaatcttGAAGATGTGAAGTTTATTTACTGAAAGTATTGACTTTGAacgtatttgaattttgaaggcAAAGATGGCATTATTGGCATGTATAATACTGGCTATATGCGACTGATGCAATAAATAAGTTTTGATCCCAGTAGTAGATGCAGTTCTGGTATCATTTGAGTCAGATTTGAgacaaatatacatacatatatagacacTGATGAACAGCTAGATGTCATATTGATGATGGTCATCAAATTTTTATGACAAAAAAATTGTGCTGTGAAGCTGAGTACCCTGCTTGCTTAGGTGTAGGTGGGAACCAACAAAAATTGTGAAAACGCTCAGCAGTCTGTCTGGTGGTTATTGTCAATTCATCTTTCTTCAACTGGTTCATGCTTCTAAGGCTTCAACAGCCGATTACATCGATGATGCTTGTAGGTATAACTCGTCTGCATTGCTTATTGTTGTAGAAGTTAGCAAAAGTAAGGAGCCCTGAAGTTTATGGAACAGTCGTGTCGATGAAGGTGTTATAACCTTGTTAAATTTTCTAATGCAGTTGTCAGCCACAACCCAACTCCATGACATTGGTACCTGACACACTCTGTCGAGAGAAAATATGAATAGTTACAGGCCATAAACAAGTAAAATATTCTGcaatatatagatagatatttCATTATTCGGGTCGGGGTGTGATATCTTCTGTTCATTGATAAATTACTGTGGTTTCTGGTTAATAATCAAAATCCGACATGCAGCCCTTTTTTTTTACTAGTGTATGCATTGCAGACTAGTGCTCTCTGAATAACGAAATGAGACCGAAAATCTTGCAATTGAAGTATACAATAGTCAGTACGGGTACACACGGACAATGGAATCTCTGATTGTTATCTGTTGAAGTCGTATCTTCAGCTACGTAGAATTCACACATAAATACGCCAaccaaaacaatgaaaaattggGGGAGAGAAGCACGTCTCAGAAGGACCTGCATAAAACTATGTTCAGTATGAAACATCAAACCCGAGCCTGGTGTTTACGAAGACAGATTAATAGAGAAGCAAATCAATACCAATTTCATAACCAAGTGCGGGAGCCTATTTCCTTGATAGAACCCTACTACCCACTCAAAAAAGGGTCTCTTCATTTCTAGCAGCGACAAAATCGAGGGATTTAGCTTGGGCGATAAATGCCCAACGGAAGTAAATTAACTGGCAACAATGTTGAAGATTTAAACAGACTCATGAAATCCTCAGTATTTTCACTTAAAAGACCGGACAAAAAATTCCACTGGGTAAAGTCATACTGCCCACCAAAATGGCACAATCACACTGCCAACAATGTACAAACAGTTTGCAGTTGAATAAATTAATTCCCCCCTTTTATTACAATTATTGACTATATTACCAAGAAAAAAGCAACAGGAACGAGCAAATAATACAAAGGATGGATCGTGGTAATGCAATCATTGCAAAACATGAAGAAACTCTGGAACTGTTTGGGACGCATGGGAATCCCTTCTGAAACTaaatctctacaaaaagagtGTTTGAAGAAAAGGAGGCAACAAATGTTTAGAGCAACATTGACTCTGGGCTCTCGATGTAACCTCTGAACGCTTTCAACCATTCGGCACCAATTGCACCTAAATACATGGGTGATGAAGTAACCACATAACATAACATCACATCAAAGTTGAAGTAGtcaaattgacaaaataatGCAGCAGAGATGCTTACCATCTATAACACGGTGATCACAGCTCAGTGTAACAGACATGAATGAAGCAAAATTGAATTCATCGGGACCCAAACCAGGAATAACCCGTTTCTCAGCTGCTCAGCAGAAATGAAAGAGGAAGAtatgaaacatgaaaagatgAGTTTGGCACGGACAAAAAAATTGTATATTCAAGTCCCATCTTACCAGATCCAACTGCGAGAATGCCAGACTGAGGAGGATTAATGATGGCGCCAAATTGCTTGATACCAAACGGCCCTCCCAAATTGGATACAGTAAATGTTCCCCCCTGTAAAAGCCCGGTATTCATTGTTACAACACAATACCATTTTTGAATAGCTGAAGTTACTGAGCATAAAAAGGCTAAAGTTACTAGCTCAGAAACAAAATGTTGACCTCATAATCTACTGGTTTCAAGCTGTTTTCTTTGGCCTTTTGAGCTAAAAGCTTGACCTCTTCGGCGATTGTAGATAAACCTTTTCGGTCTGCATCCTGCATTTGCCacataaattcatataaaaagtTAGAAAAATGGAAATGTGCAATTTATCAATAAATTGGCTCATATAGATATTAGCTCACCCTAATAACAGGGACATATAAACCATTATCTGTCTGTACTGCAACATTGACATTAACATTTTTATACCTGGATTAGAAGCAAAACAAAGTAGAAAATGTTATATAAAAAACTGATAAGAACAGCGGATCAGAATGTCCTTACACGTGACAAACTTACTGGCGGATAAAGTCATCAGTCCAAGAACTATTGCATTGAGGAACTCTTCGGAGAGCCATGGCAGCAGCCTGCAGTTATGTTGGAATTCCACTACATCAAAACTTTGAAACAGCAAAGCCAATAGCACAAACTTTTTGGAATCAAGGTCCCAACGACAATATCACGAGAAAAAAGATGTAATTTCAGGACACGTCCCTTTCCTTGAGTACTTGGTTTCATTAATTGCAATTACAATTTGATGCTCAATTACCTACTACCACAAAACAGAAATTTCGCATTTTAATGAccaattaaaaaacaatatctCCCAGATATGTTCCAATTCAGTATTCCCAAGAAATGTGACAAGTACTTCCGAAAATTAGGTACAAGCTTTCTCATATACCTTAATCACAAGATCATTGATCGATATCCGTTTCCCTTTGGAGGCCTCTAGTAATGCATTGAGTTGGGCCCTCAAACTGCAGACAAACTAATGTTTAAAATAATTACGAGTAATCAAATAAGAGCTTGAATTATTAAGAGAATACAATACGTACTTTATAAGTTTATCAACACATGTATCCACGGTCAAATAGTAGTGAGGAATACTTTGCTTTGAGAATAATAACCGTGAAGCAGTGATCTGTTAATGTTATACCAGAAATCACCATCAGAACTTTTGACGGGAAATAATAAAGAATGGACATAAAGATTGATAAATGGTTTGTAAGATAATGGAGGCCTAACAGGCAGAAAAGGATGGTGCAAAATGTCTGTCTCCGGATAGGGAAAATTAAATAAGTGAGCAActacattggaaaaaaaaaaaagcaaaggtCGAAGAATGTGATACGTCACCTAAGCAACTTGTGTTTTGGGATATAATGTTGAGAATTCGATACTGACTACAGCCATAACCATGATTCCTGATATTACCTTCCTTATCTGAGAATGAGGTATGTCTACGTAATCTAATGCAGCAGCTGTTGCATCCTTAGCTCTAGGCATCGTTGCTGGAGCTTCCTTCCCACAAGAAGCTGGGTTGCATGGGAAAGTTGGCAAAAATAAAAACGAAAGAGTCCATTACATATAACAAAAGGAGATGGGAACAGAACAGTAAAAGTTTAGCAGTTGCATGGCAGAGGaaacatttttaaaaatgacAAATAACAGTAGTGTACGCTAAAATAGGCATAGTAAAAGAATGAAGAATGGCATCAATCCTCCGATAAATTATGAACATTATACCCAAGTACTCTTCAATGTCACCCTTTACAATGCTTCCATCGGGACCTGTTCCTTTGATGCTCAAGAGAGATACCTATATCCATAAGCAAAGGAATCAATAACAAGTACAACAGGTTTGGATCGCCCTCAACATTTGAGTGTTGTTACTGTTGTATGATTGCAACCAGAAGGGGGAAAATGTCAAAAGCATTTCTTTATTACTCACGTTGTGTTCTTCAGCCATTTTCCTCGCAAGAGGACTAGCAAAAATGCGATCTCCAGCATGAGTTGGGCTGGCCTGAGATATTTTTGGTTCTGGTGAACGGATTGGTTCCTCAACTGCCTTCTTCTTAGGTGGAGGGGTAGATGGCTCTTCAGCTGTACTAGTGCTGGCATCTGATGCTGAAGGGCTGTAATCTTTGAACTTTGGAATGTCTTCCTCCTCTTCAACAGTAATAGCAATTACCTACAGAAGTACAGAAGCATTTTCAGAAGGAACAGAT
This genomic stretch from Tripterygium wilfordii isolate XIE 37 chromosome 22, ASM1340144v1, whole genome shotgun sequence harbors:
- the LOC119991978 gene encoding dihydrolipoyllysine-residue acetyltransferase component 3 of pyruvate dehydrogenase complex, mitochondrial-like isoform X2 translates to MVMGNAMARPRSNITFLCSQAHLIRGFSSDSGLPPHQEIGMPSLSPTMTEGNIAKWLKKVGEKVSPGEVLCEVETDKATVEMECMEEGYLAKIIKGDGSKDIKVGEVIAITVEEEEDIPKFKDYSPSASDASTSTAEEPSTPPPKKKAVEEPIRSPEPKISQASPTHAGDRIFASPLARKMAEEHNVSLLSIKGTGPDGSIVKGDIEEYLASCGKEAPATMPRAKDATAAALDYVDIPHSQIRKITASRLLFSKQSIPHYYLTVDTCVDKLINLRAQLNALLEASKGKRISINDLVIKAAAMALRRVPQCNSSWTDDFIRQYKNVNVNVAVQTDNGLYVPVIRDADRKGLSTIAEEVKLLAQKAKENSLKPVDYEGGTFTVSNLGGPFGIKQFGAIINPPQSGILAVGSAEKRVIPGLGPDEFNFASFMSVTLSCDHRVIDGAIGAEWLKAFRGYIESPESMLL
- the LOC119991978 gene encoding dihydrolipoyllysine-residue acetyltransferase component 3 of pyruvate dehydrogenase complex, mitochondrial-like isoform X1; the protein is MSYASQIIGHSKKLRNIPQLLRHENTILVRWFPSDVHAYIGKRNDILKVCRYGYTSVERQKGFSTAVNNTASPLGSFKKTVSRGTMVMGNAMARPRSNITFLCSQAHLIRGFSSDSGLPPHQEIGMPSLSPTMTEGNIAKWLKKVGEKVSPGEVLCEVETDKATVEMECMEEGYLAKIIKGDGSKDIKVGEVIAITVEEEEDIPKFKDYSPSASDASTSTAEEPSTPPPKKKAVEEPIRSPEPKISQASPTHAGDRIFASPLARKMAEEHNVSLLSIKGTGPDGSIVKGDIEEYLASCGKEAPATMPRAKDATAAALDYVDIPHSQIRKITASRLLFSKQSIPHYYLTVDTCVDKLINLRAQLNALLEASKGKRISINDLVIKAAAMALRRVPQCNSSWTDDFIRQYKNVNVNVAVQTDNGLYVPVIRDADRKGLSTIAEEVKLLAQKAKENSLKPVDYEGGTFTVSNLGGPFGIKQFGAIINPPQSGILAVGSAEKRVIPGLGPDEFNFASFMSVTLSCDHRVIDGAIGAEWLKAFRGYIESPESMLL